The Chryseobacterium geocarposphaerae genome window below encodes:
- the hisIE gene encoding bifunctional phosphoribosyl-AMP cyclohydrolase/phosphoribosyl-ATP diphosphatase HisIE: MNINFNKGGGLVPVIIQDDRTLQVLMLGYMNEEAFEKTKNEGIVTFFSRSKNKLWTKGEESGNFLTVKSIDIDCDQDTILIKTVPKNIVCHSGSFSCFGNKSYKGFLYELEEKINQRIDEEIEDSYTYSLFQKGINKMAQKVGEEAVELVIEAKDNNDYLFKNEAADLLYHYLILLKAKNMSLENIEEILLERNK; this comes from the coding sequence ATGAACATAAATTTTAATAAAGGTGGAGGTTTAGTTCCTGTTATTATTCAGGATGACAGAACATTGCAGGTGCTCATGTTAGGATATATGAATGAGGAAGCTTTTGAAAAGACAAAAAACGAAGGAATTGTCACATTTTTCAGCCGTTCAAAAAACAAACTTTGGACGAAAGGGGAAGAATCGGGAAATTTTTTAACGGTAAAAAGTATTGATATTGATTGTGATCAGGATACAATTTTAATTAAAACCGTTCCTAAAAATATAGTCTGTCATTCCGGAAGTTTCAGTTGCTTCGGCAACAAAAGCTATAAAGGCTTTCTATATGAATTGGAGGAAAAAATCAACCAGAGAATTGATGAAGAAATTGAAGATTCTTACACGTACTCATTATTTCAAAAGGGAATCAATAAAATGGCCCAAAAAGTAGGAGAGGAAGCTGTGGAATTGGTGATAGAAGCTAAAGACAATAATGATTACTTGTTTAAGAATGAAGCAGCAGATTTACTTTATCATTATTTGATTTTATTAAAAGCCAAGAATATGAGTTTAGAAAATATTGAGGAAATATTACTGGAACGTAACAAATAA
- a CDS encoding M28 family peptidase, which translates to MKKISTLLFLSIIGFCSKAQSFIQAYQTRANQVSQTNVTTLLQEFGNLGVKTTGSTANTDALNWLKAKYQSFGYNASQITEDSFTYGSSTSKNLIITKTGTLYPNIYVIICGHYDTIVGPGVSDNGSGTSIILEAARILKDVPTEYSIKFIHFSGEEQGLVGSTHYVNNVVFQNNVRQLNLRVVFNIDQVGGKIGNTNNTINCESDQSGQSGNDAASLSFTQQLATCTTLYSPLLTNMSNAYSSDYMPFENQGDIITGFYETVRSHNEHTVNDTFANVDPTYVYNVGKASVGALQHFAIASTTLGTTDITINKLDAVRIYPIPAKDILNIELPKDIRNFNFEITDLSGRSLLKTENETKINVSMLKKGAYLGIIKSEDKTAVRKFLIK; encoded by the coding sequence GTGAAAAAGATCAGTACTCTCCTATTTTTATCAATTATCGGGTTTTGCAGTAAGGCACAAAGTTTTATACAGGCTTATCAAACGAGAGCCAATCAGGTTTCCCAAACGAATGTTACGACACTTTTGCAAGAGTTTGGTAATTTAGGAGTAAAAACTACCGGTTCTACGGCGAATACTGATGCCTTGAATTGGTTAAAAGCAAAATACCAATCGTTTGGCTATAATGCAAGCCAGATTACGGAAGATTCTTTTACTTATGGAAGCTCTACATCGAAAAATCTGATCATTACGAAAACAGGAACTTTATATCCTAATATTTATGTTATCATCTGTGGTCATTATGATACGATCGTAGGACCTGGTGTAAGCGATAACGGAAGCGGAACTTCCATCATACTTGAAGCGGCAAGAATCCTGAAAGATGTTCCTACGGAATACTCTATTAAATTTATTCACTTTTCAGGGGAAGAACAGGGATTGGTAGGAAGTACTCACTATGTAAATAATGTGGTATTCCAGAATAATGTTCGTCAGCTGAACTTACGTGTAGTATTTAATATTGATCAGGTAGGTGGAAAAATTGGAAATACAAACAATACGATTAATTGTGAAAGTGATCAGAGCGGCCAATCAGGAAATGATGCTGCGTCTCTCTCTTTTACGCAGCAATTGGCAACTTGTACTACGTTATATTCTCCGCTCCTGACGAATATGTCCAATGCTTATTCTTCAGATTATATGCCTTTTGAAAACCAAGGAGATATTATCACCGGCTTTTATGAAACGGTAAGAAGTCATAATGAACATACGGTAAATGATACTTTTGCGAATGTGGATCCTACTTATGTTTATAATGTAGGAAAAGCTTCGGTGGGTGCTCTTCAGCATTTTGCAATTGCTAGTACAACATTGGGAACAACTGATATTACGATCAATAAACTTGATGCAGTTAGAATTTATCCTATTCCTGCGAAAGATATTCTTAATATTGAGCTTCCTAAGGATATCAGGAATTTTAATTTTGAGATTACGGATTTATCCGGAAGATCTTTGCTTAAAACAGAAAATGAAACAAAGATCAATGTTTCAATGTTGAAAAAGGGAGCTTATTTAGGCATTATCAAATCAGAAGATAAAACTGCGGTGAGAAAATTCTTAATTAAATAG
- the rplT gene encoding 50S ribosomal protein L20, with product MPRSVNAVASRARRKKIFKQAKGFFGRRKNVWTVAKNAVEKAMQYAYRGRKEKKRNFRALWITRINAGAREHGMSYSQFMGALKKNNIELNRKVLADLAMNHPEAFKAVVDQVK from the coding sequence ATGCCAAGATCAGTAAATGCCGTAGCTTCAAGAGCACGCAGAAAGAAAATTTTTAAGCAAGCTAAAGGTTTTTTCGGTAGAAGAAAGAACGTTTGGACTGTAGCTAAAAACGCGGTAGAAAAAGCAATGCAATATGCTTACCGTGGTAGAAAAGAGAAGAAAAGAAACTTCAGAGCACTTTGGATTACTCGTATCAACGCGGGAGCTAGAGAGCACGGAATGTCTTACTCTCAATTTATGGGAGCTCTTAAAAAGAACAACATTGAGCTTAACAGAAAAGTTTTAGCAGATTTAGCAATGAATCACCCTGAAGCTTTCAAAGCAGTTGTAGATCAAGTAAAATAA
- the rpmI gene encoding 50S ribosomal protein L35, translated as MPKLKTKSGAKKRFALTGTGKIKRKNAYKSHILTKKETKQKRNLTTTSYVAKVDEKSVQRQLAIK; from the coding sequence ATGCCAAAATTAAAAACGAAATCAGGTGCTAAAAAGCGTTTTGCTCTTACTGGAACAGGTAAGATCAAAAGAAAAAATGCTTACAAAAGCCACATCTTAACTAAGAAAGAAACTAAGCAGAAGAGAAATCTTACTACTACTTCTTACGTAGCTAAAGTGGATGAGAAAAGCGTTCAACGTCAATTAGCCATTAAGTAG
- the infC gene encoding translation initiation factor IF-3: protein MINDKIRVRELRLVGDNVEPGVYPIDKARQIAQEQELDLVVISDKAEPFIARVLDYKKFLYEQKKKQKELKAKQVKVVVKEIRFGPQTDEHDYEFKKKHAEKFLEEGSKLKTYVFFKGRSIIFKDQGEILLLKLAQELEHVGKVDQLPKLEGKRMIMMMSPKKPAK, encoded by the coding sequence TTGATCAACGATAAAATTCGTGTGAGAGAGCTTCGTTTAGTGGGCGATAACGTAGAGCCGGGAGTTTATCCAATTGACAAAGCAAGACAGATTGCTCAGGAACAAGAATTGGATCTTGTAGTAATTTCCGATAAGGCTGAACCATTTATTGCAAGAGTATTGGACTATAAAAAGTTCTTATACGAGCAAAAGAAAAAGCAAAAGGAGCTTAAAGCTAAGCAGGTAAAAGTAGTTGTAAAAGAAATCCGTTTCGGACCTCAGACTGATGAGCATGACTACGAATTCAAGAAAAAGCACGCTGAAAAATTCCTTGAAGAAGGTTCAAAACTAAAGACCTACGTATTTTTTAAAGGCCGTTCGATTATCTTTAAAGATCAGGGTGAGATCTTACTTCTGAAACTTGCTCAGGAATTGGAGCATGTAGGAAAAGTAGACCAGCTTCCTAAGCTTGAAGGGAAAAGAATGATTATGATGATGAGTCCTAAAAAGCCGGCTAAATAA
- the thrS gene encoding threonine--tRNA ligase: MIKITLPDNSVREFEAGVTPLDVAKSISEGLARNTISAVVNDKQVETTTPITTDATVQLLTWNDDLGKKAFWHSSAHLLAQAILEFYPNAKLTIGPAIEKGFYYDVDFGDESLSDKDFEKIEKKVLENAKKGSTFSLYPVSKEEALKVYADNPYKVELISNLNDGEITFVTHDNFTDLCRGGHIPNTSIVKAFKVLNAAGAYWRGNEKNPQLTRVYGISFPKQKDLTEYLELLEEAKKRDHRKLGKELGIFAFSEKVGQGLPLWLPKGAALRKKLENFLSEAQKKAGYEFVISPHIGAKELYVTSGHWDKYGADSFQPIKTPNEGEEFLLKPMNCPHHCEIYKTSQWSYRDLPKRYAEFGTVYRYEQSGELHGLTRVRGFTQDDAHLFCTPDQLMDEFKKTIDLVLYVFGSLGFADFTAQISLRDPDNKEKYIGTDENWEKAENAIVTAATEKGLNTVTEYGEAAFYGPKLDFMVKDALGRKWQLGTIQVDYNLPERFDLWYTGNDGEKHRPVMIHRAPFGSMERFIAILIENTAGDFPLWLAPDQFIILPISEKYVDYAKKVSQLLENHDISGLIDDRNEKTGKKIRDAELKKIPFMIVVGENEENDGTISVRRRGEGDLGVMKIEDFVTYFKEASKTGFEFNA; the protein is encoded by the coding sequence ATGATAAAAATTACACTTCCAGACAATAGTGTCAGAGAATTCGAGGCGGGAGTTACTCCGCTAGATGTGGCAAAATCTATAAGCGAGGGATTGGCTAGAAATACCATCTCCGCAGTTGTAAACGACAAACAAGTAGAGACGACCACACCTATAACCACGGATGCTACGGTACAATTGTTGACCTGGAATGATGATCTTGGAAAGAAAGCTTTCTGGCATTCTTCTGCCCACCTTTTGGCGCAGGCTATCCTTGAATTTTATCCTAATGCTAAGTTGACAATTGGTCCTGCCATAGAAAAAGGATTCTATTATGATGTAGATTTCGGTGACGAGAGTTTATCTGATAAAGATTTTGAGAAAATTGAGAAAAAAGTGTTGGAAAACGCTAAGAAAGGCTCAACATTCTCATTATACCCTGTTTCTAAAGAAGAAGCTTTAAAAGTATATGCGGATAATCCTTATAAAGTGGAACTGATCTCTAATCTGAATGATGGAGAAATCACTTTCGTAACTCACGACAATTTCACTGATCTTTGTCGTGGAGGACATATTCCGAATACAAGCATTGTAAAAGCGTTCAAAGTTTTAAATGCAGCAGGAGCATACTGGAGAGGAAACGAAAAAAATCCTCAGCTAACAAGAGTTTACGGTATTTCTTTCCCAAAGCAGAAAGATTTAACAGAATATCTGGAGCTTTTAGAAGAAGCTAAAAAAAGAGATCACAGAAAATTAGGTAAAGAACTGGGAATTTTTGCTTTTTCTGAAAAAGTTGGTCAGGGATTACCTTTATGGTTGCCAAAAGGAGCAGCTTTAAGAAAGAAATTAGAGAATTTCCTTTCAGAAGCTCAGAAAAAAGCAGGTTACGAATTTGTAATTTCTCCACACATTGGAGCAAAAGAATTATATGTAACTTCAGGACACTGGGATAAGTACGGAGCAGACAGCTTCCAGCCGATTAAAACCCCAAACGAAGGAGAAGAATTCTTGCTGAAGCCAATGAACTGTCCTCACCACTGTGAAATCTACAAAACTTCGCAATGGAGCTATAGAGATTTACCAAAAAGATATGCAGAATTTGGTACGGTATACAGATATGAGCAAAGTGGAGAACTTCATGGATTAACAAGGGTTCGTGGATTTACTCAGGATGATGCACATTTATTCTGTACTCCGGATCAGTTGATGGATGAATTTAAGAAAACGATCGATTTGGTTCTTTATGTTTTCGGGTCATTAGGCTTTGCTGATTTTACGGCACAAATTTCATTAAGAGATCCGGATAATAAAGAAAAATATATCGGAACCGATGAAAATTGGGAGAAAGCTGAAAATGCAATTGTAACGGCTGCTACTGAAAAAGGCTTAAATACTGTAACCGAATACGGAGAAGCTGCATTCTATGGCCCTAAACTGGATTTCATGGTGAAAGATGCTTTAGGCAGAAAATGGCAGCTTGGAACCATTCAGGTGGATTATAACTTACCGGAAAGATTCGATCTTTGGTATACAGGAAACGATGGTGAAAAGCACAGACCGGTAATGATCCACAGAGCACCATTTGGTTCTATGGAAAGGTTTATTGCGATTTTGATTGAAAATACAGCTGGAGATTTCCCATTATGGCTGGCTCCGGATCAATTTATCATCTTGCCAATCAGTGAGAAATATGTAGATTATGCTAAAAAAGTTTCTCAATTACTGGAAAATCACGATATTAGCGGACTAATTGATGACAGAAATGAGAAAACGGGTAAAAAAATCCGTGATGCAGAATTGAAGAAGATTCCGTTCATGATTGTAGTGGGAGAAAATGAAGAAAATGATGGCACAATTTCTGTAAGAAGACGTGGTGAAGGTGATTTAGGAGTAATGAAGATTGAAGATTTCGTTACTTATTTCAAAGAAGCATCAAAAACAGGATTTGAGTTTAATGCTTAA
- a CDS encoding 2-isopropylmalate synthase, with product MNSEKVEIFDTTLRDGEQVPGCKLNTEQKLIIAEKLDELGVDVIEAGFPISSPGDFHSVSEISKLVKNAKVCGLTRANQKDIDTAAEALRYAKRPRIHTGIGTSDSHIKFKFNSNREDIIERAVQAVKYAKTFVEDVEFYAEDAGRTDNEYLAKVCEAVIKAGATVLNIPDTTGYCLPEEYGKKIKFLRENVNGIDKAILSCHCHNDLGMATANSIAGIVNGARQIECTINGLGERAGNTALEEVVMILRQHTHLKLYTDVQSKMLNPMSILVSELMGMPVQPNKAIVGSNAFAHSSGIHQDGVIKNRETYEIIDPEEVGVNASTIVLTARSGRSALAYRFKHIGFDVTKNELDFLYQEFLKVADMKKEVNNDDLSSIIERVTKKIG from the coding sequence ATGAATTCCGAAAAAGTCGAAATTTTTGATACCACATTGCGTGATGGAGAGCAGGTTCCGGGGTGTAAATTAAATACCGAACAAAAATTAATTATCGCTGAAAAACTGGACGAGCTGGGTGTAGATGTTATCGAAGCCGGTTTTCCAATTTCCAGCCCAGGAGATTTTCATTCGGTTTCTGAGATTTCAAAACTGGTAAAAAACGCGAAGGTTTGCGGATTGACAAGAGCCAATCAAAAAGACATCGATACGGCTGCAGAAGCTTTAAGATATGCTAAAAGACCAAGAATACATACAGGAATCGGAACTTCGGATTCTCATATTAAATTCAAATTCAATTCGAACAGGGAAGATATTATCGAAAGGGCTGTTCAGGCTGTAAAATATGCTAAAACCTTCGTAGAAGATGTAGAGTTCTATGCCGAAGATGCAGGAAGAACAGATAACGAATATTTGGCAAAAGTTTGTGAAGCTGTAATCAAAGCCGGAGCTACAGTGCTGAATATTCCAGACACAACCGGATATTGTTTACCCGAAGAATATGGGAAAAAAATAAAATTTTTGAGAGAGAATGTAAATGGCATTGACAAGGCAATTCTGTCTTGTCACTGTCATAACGATTTGGGAATGGCAACCGCAAATTCTATTGCAGGAATCGTAAACGGAGCCAGACAGATCGAATGTACCATCAACGGACTTGGAGAAAGAGCCGGAAATACAGCTTTGGAAGAAGTGGTAATGATTCTCAGACAACATACACACTTAAAATTATATACTGACGTTCAGTCCAAAATGCTCAACCCTATGAGCATTTTGGTTTCTGAATTGATGGGAATGCCGGTTCAGCCTAACAAAGCAATTGTCGGCTCAAATGCTTTTGCCCACAGTTCAGGAATTCATCAGGATGGTGTCATCAAAAACAGAGAAACGTACGAAATCATAGATCCGGAAGAAGTAGGGGTAAATGCATCTACAATTGTCTTAACAGCAAGAAGCGGACGTTCAGCTTTAGCCTACAGATTCAAGCATATCGGTTTTGATGTTACTAAAAACGAGCTTGATTTTTTATATCAGGAATTTCTGAAAGTCGCCGATATGAAAAAAGAAGTCAACAATGATGATTTAAGCTCTATCATCGAAAGAGTGACAAAAAAAATAGGGTAG
- the leuC gene encoding 3-isopropylmalate dehydratase large subunit — protein sequence MNNDKKTLFDKVWDAHVVETIPDGPQIIYIDKHLIHEVTSPQAFAELESRNLKIFRPKQIVATADHNVPTLDQDKPIRDDSSRNQVEQLTENCRKNNIELYGLGHQYQGIVHIIAPELGVTQPGMSIVCGDSHTSTHGAFGSIAFGIGTSQVAQVFASQCLLLNKPKSMRITVNGKLNKNVQPKDVILYIISKVGTDGGTGYFCEYAGNVFEEMSMEGRMTVCNMSIEMGARGGMIAPDETTFNYVKGRTFAPKEEEWEEKLEYWKTLKTDDEAVFDAEFSFDASEIYPMVTYGTNPGMGISINQSIPNPQNESEEKALKYMGLKAGQVLSDIKVNYVFIGSCTNARIEDFRSAANYIKGKSKSEHVQALIVPGSQQVVKQIFEEGLDKIFNEAGFQIRQPGCSACLAMNDDKIPEGEYCVSTSNRNFEGRQGQGARTILASPLTAAKVAIEGKISVFEN from the coding sequence ATGAACAACGATAAAAAAACTCTTTTTGACAAAGTTTGGGATGCCCACGTTGTAGAAACGATTCCGGACGGACCTCAAATTATATACATCGACAAACATCTGATTCACGAAGTAACAAGTCCACAGGCTTTTGCAGAACTGGAATCCAGAAACTTAAAAATATTCAGACCCAAACAGATTGTTGCTACAGCCGATCACAATGTTCCGACACTGGATCAGGACAAACCGATCCGTGATGATTCTTCTAGAAATCAGGTTGAACAATTAACGGAAAATTGCAGAAAAAATAATATCGAGCTCTACGGATTAGGACATCAATATCAAGGGATTGTCCACATCATTGCTCCGGAATTAGGCGTTACACAGCCTGGAATGAGTATTGTCTGTGGTGATAGTCATACTTCAACGCATGGTGCTTTTGGTTCTATTGCTTTTGGCATCGGGACCAGTCAGGTGGCACAGGTTTTTGCGAGCCAATGTCTACTGCTGAACAAACCAAAATCAATGAGAATTACTGTAAATGGTAAACTCAATAAGAATGTTCAGCCTAAAGATGTGATTTTATATATCATATCAAAAGTAGGAACTGATGGCGGAACAGGATATTTTTGTGAATATGCCGGAAATGTTTTCGAAGAAATGTCGATGGAAGGCAGAATGACTGTTTGTAATATGAGCATTGAAATGGGAGCCAGAGGCGGAATGATTGCTCCTGATGAAACCACTTTCAACTATGTCAAAGGCAGGACTTTCGCTCCAAAAGAAGAAGAATGGGAAGAGAAACTAGAATATTGGAAAACTCTAAAAACAGATGATGAAGCGGTTTTTGATGCAGAATTTTCTTTCGATGCTTCTGAAATTTATCCGATGGTAACTTACGGAACCAATCCTGGGATGGGAATTTCTATCAACCAGAGCATTCCGAATCCGCAAAATGAATCTGAGGAAAAAGCTTTGAAATATATGGGTTTAAAAGCCGGACAAGTTCTTTCCGATATTAAAGTTAATTATGTTTTCATCGGAAGCTGCACGAATGCAAGAATTGAAGATTTCCGTTCAGCAGCCAATTATATTAAAGGAAAAAGCAAGTCAGAACACGTTCAGGCTTTAATTGTTCCGGGTTCTCAACAGGTGGTAAAACAGATTTTTGAAGAAGGATTAGACAAAATTTTCAATGAAGCCGGTTTCCAGATCAGGCAACCAGGATGTTCCGCATGTTTAGCTATGAATGATGATAAAATTCCGGAAGGAGAGTACTGTGTCTCCACTTCCAACAGGAATTTTGAGGGAAGGCAAGGACAAGGAGCCCGAACCATTTTAGCAAGCCCTTTAACAGCTGCAAAGGTTGCCATTGAAGGGAAAATATCAGTTTTTGAAAACTAA